Proteins from a genomic interval of Mycobacterium conspicuum:
- a CDS encoding alpha/beta hydrolase → MLGHFEQLSLLRGWLPTAVQAFTVLVGLGGIGLRRRRWRRWASPAALVVAAAVTVLAYRYIASLGLAGDPAPTSLWLWIAMGGLAAAVLVLGWTGARWWRRGLSLLAVPLCALCAALSLNLWVGYFPTVGAAWNQLTSAPLPDQIDRLKVTAMQIKGTRPAKGVVVPVTINADATHFPHRQELVYLPPAWFATNPPPRLPTVMMISSAYNTPADWLRAGGAFDTVDNFAARHQGYAPALVFVDATGSFDNDTECVNGSRGNAADHLTKDVVPFLVSNFGVSADRANWGVAGWSMGGTCAVDLTVMHPEIFSAFVDIAGDIRPNIGTKEQTLARLFGGNQAAWAAYDPITVMNRHGRYAGVSGWFDVPAPSGPHNVAQAAGPGANSADPVANPEGQDAAANSLCNAAAAHGINCAVVTQPGRHDWPFAAQAFAAALPWLAFTLATPNTEPIELPQRHGGQPH, encoded by the coding sequence CTGTTGGGTCACTTTGAACAACTGTCGCTGCTGCGTGGCTGGCTGCCAACGGCGGTACAGGCGTTCACCGTGCTCGTCGGGCTCGGCGGGATCGGACTGCGCAGGCGGCGTTGGCGCCGGTGGGCGTCCCCGGCGGCGCTGGTCGTCGCGGCCGCGGTCACGGTGCTGGCGTATCGGTACATCGCCTCCCTGGGGCTGGCCGGCGACCCGGCGCCGACGTCGTTGTGGCTGTGGATAGCGATGGGCGGGCTCGCCGCCGCCGTGCTCGTCTTGGGCTGGACGGGTGCTCGTTGGTGGCGGCGCGGGTTGTCGCTGCTGGCGGTGCCGCTGTGCGCGCTGTGCGCGGCGTTGTCCCTGAACCTGTGGGTCGGTTACTTCCCGACGGTGGGTGCCGCCTGGAATCAGCTCACCTCGGCCCCGCTGCCCGACCAGATCGATCGCCTGAAGGTGACCGCGATGCAGATCAAGGGCACCAGGCCGGCCAAGGGCGTGGTGGTGCCGGTGACCATCAACGCCGACGCGACGCATTTCCCGCACCGCCAGGAACTGGTCTATCTGCCCCCGGCCTGGTTTGCGACCAACCCGCCGCCGCGGCTCCCGACCGTGATGATGATCAGTTCGGCGTACAACACCCCCGCCGACTGGCTGCGCGCGGGCGGCGCTTTCGACACCGTGGACAACTTCGCGGCCCGGCACCAGGGCTACGCCCCGGCGCTGGTGTTCGTCGACGCCACCGGCTCGTTCGACAACGACACCGAGTGCGTCAACGGCAGCCGCGGCAATGCCGCCGACCACCTAACCAAAGATGTGGTGCCGTTCCTGGTGAGCAACTTCGGGGTGAGCGCCGACCGCGCCAATTGGGGCGTCGCCGGCTGGTCGATGGGCGGCACCTGCGCCGTCGACCTGACGGTCATGCATCCCGAGATCTTCAGCGCATTCGTCGACATCGCCGGCGACATCCGCCCCAACATCGGCACCAAGGAGCAAACCCTCGCCCGGCTGTTCGGAGGCAACCAGGCGGCCTGGGCGGCCTACGACCCGATCACCGTGATGAACCGCCACGGCCGCTACGCCGGGGTGTCGGGCTGGTTCGACGTGCCGGCGCCCAGCGGTCCGCACAACGTTGCCCAGGCGGCCGGCCCCGGTGCGAACAGTGCCGACCCGGTCGCCAACCCGGAAGGCCAGGACGCCGCCGCAAACTCGTTGTGCAACGCCGCCGCCGCCCACGGGATCAACTGCGCGGTGGTCACCCAGCCGGGCCGGCATGACTGGCCGTTCGCGGCGCAGGCCTTCGCCGCGGCGCTGCCGTGGCTGGCCTTTACGCTGGCAACGCCGAACACCGAGCCCATCGAGTTGCCTCAACGCCACGGCGGGCAGCCGCACTAG
- a CDS encoding SRPBCC family protein, which produces MTVTVVDAGPRRVCRSVEVAAPAAELFAMAADPRRHHELDGSGTVRDNIRVPAEMAVGSKFSTSMKMYGLPYRITSTVTAFKPNELVEWRHPVGHRWRWEFAELSPTRTRVTETFDFHDAGALKNLIRYYDLIGARKNNAAGIEATLVKLRDRYTAE; this is translated from the coding sequence ATGACTGTCACCGTTGTGGACGCAGGCCCCCGGCGGGTCTGCCGGTCGGTCGAAGTGGCAGCGCCGGCCGCCGAGCTGTTCGCGATGGCCGCGGATCCCCGACGCCACCACGAATTGGACGGGTCGGGCACCGTGCGCGACAACATCAGGGTGCCCGCGGAAATGGCTGTGGGATCGAAGTTTTCGACGAGCATGAAGATGTACGGGTTGCCGTACCGAATCACCAGCACGGTGACCGCGTTCAAGCCCAACGAATTGGTCGAATGGCGCCATCCGGTGGGCCATCGCTGGCGTTGGGAGTTCGCGGAACTCTCCCCGACGCGGACCCGCGTCACCGAGACCTTCGACTTTCACGACGCCGGGGCGCTCAAGAACCTGATCAGGTATTACGACCTGATCGGGGCCCGAAAGAACAACGCCGCGGGCATCGAGGCGACGCTGGTCAAGCTGCGCGACCGCTACACCGCGGAGTAG
- a CDS encoding polysaccharide deacetylase family protein has product MNRRRFLGSLAAATVAVVGAARLVVDPQPRTFAQTTGGAPATSGPAAPAGLLPPPSPGARIALPGGGALTRIPGDGDLLALTLDDGVNSEVVRAYTQLAKDTGIRLTYFVNGTYDSWTENAALLRPLVESGQIQLGNHTWSHPDLTTLTKSEVARQLTRNDDFLKKTYGVGAKPYFRPPYAKHNAAVDAVAADLGYKVPTLWSGSLSDSTLITEDYIVQMADKYFTPQQIVIGHLNHAPVTHVYPQLVDIIRARNLRTVTLNDVFLKTP; this is encoded by the coding sequence CTGAACCGCCGTCGCTTCCTCGGGTCGCTTGCCGCTGCCACGGTGGCCGTTGTCGGCGCGGCGCGGCTGGTGGTCGATCCGCAGCCGCGGACCTTCGCCCAGACGACCGGTGGCGCGCCCGCGACCTCGGGTCCCGCCGCGCCGGCGGGGTTGCTGCCGCCCCCCTCGCCCGGTGCGCGCATCGCGCTGCCCGGTGGCGGCGCACTCACCCGGATCCCCGGCGACGGTGATCTACTCGCGCTGACCCTCGACGACGGCGTCAACAGCGAGGTGGTGCGCGCCTACACCCAGCTCGCCAAGGACACCGGCATACGGCTGACGTATTTCGTCAACGGCACCTACGACTCATGGACAGAGAATGCGGCGCTGCTGCGGCCGTTGGTCGAATCCGGACAAATTCAGCTCGGCAACCACACCTGGTCGCACCCCGATCTGACCACGCTGACCAAGAGCGAGGTCGCCCGGCAGCTCACGCGCAACGACGACTTCCTGAAGAAGACGTACGGAGTCGGCGCCAAGCCGTACTTCCGGCCGCCCTATGCCAAACACAACGCCGCCGTCGATGCGGTGGCGGCCGACCTTGGTTACAAGGTCCCGACCTTGTGGTCGGGCTCGCTGTCGGATTCCACGCTGATCACCGAGGACTACATCGTGCAGATGGCCGACAAATACTTCACTCCGCAGCAGATCGTCATCGGCCACCTCAATCACGCGCCGGTCACCCATGTCTATCCGCAGCTCGTGGACATCATCCGAGCCCGCAACCTGCGCACCGTCACCCTCAACGACGTGTTCCTCAAAACCCCCTAA
- a CDS encoding pyridoxamine 5'-phosphate oxidase family protein gives MLPALLPLAREPFTAPTDRDMLPSERREFVRTHRTCVFGYRRRNDGPAMSVVYYIPTDTDELLVSTMAGRGKQRIVERDGKVSLCVLDERWPFSYLQVYADATIDRDRELAVEVMMAVAGRMSGQALPDEARPAVQDMCERENRVVIRCRPYSSYATPPRHLHRNDQVEQLSHWVSGVVGWDAADPG, from the coding sequence ATGCTTCCCGCGTTGCTCCCACTGGCCCGTGAGCCCTTCACGGCTCCCACCGACCGCGACATGCTGCCCTCCGAGCGCCGCGAATTCGTACGCACGCATCGCACCTGTGTGTTCGGTTACCGCCGCCGCAACGACGGCCCGGCCATGTCGGTCGTCTACTACATCCCGACCGACACCGACGAACTGCTGGTGTCGACGATGGCCGGCCGCGGCAAGCAGCGCATCGTCGAACGCGACGGCAAGGTCAGCCTCTGCGTGCTCGACGAGCGGTGGCCGTTCAGCTATCTGCAGGTCTACGCCGACGCCACCATCGACCGCGACCGTGAGCTGGCCGTCGAGGTCATGATGGCGGTGGCCGGCCGGATGTCGGGCCAGGCGCTCCCCGACGAGGCACGCCCCGCGGTCCAGGACATGTGCGAGCGCGAGAACCGCGTCGTCATCCGCTGCCGGCCCTACTCCAGCTACGCAACGCCGCCGCGTCACCTGCACCGCAACGATCAGGTCGAACAGCTCAGCCACTGGGTGTCCGGTGTGGTCGGGTGGGACGCCGCCGATCCGGGCTGA
- a CDS encoding TetR/AcrR family transcriptional regulator produces MPVAYEKLTAKGRATRERIVAAASDLMLRRGVARTTIEDIQEAAAISTSQLYHYFADKNDLVSAVIDYQADQVLGFQHLGLDRIESIADLRRWRDAMVDVVGGRSGVGGCPLGSMASELSDCDPLARARLARAFAQWENMIHDGVVTIAKRAELPAGTIDRIALAMLAALQGGLLLSQVRRDAAPLAAAVDTMIDHLSRLGAR; encoded by the coding sequence ATGCCAGTCGCCTACGAAAAGCTCACCGCCAAGGGCCGAGCCACCCGGGAACGCATCGTGGCAGCGGCCTCCGACTTGATGCTGCGGCGCGGCGTGGCACGAACCACCATCGAAGACATTCAGGAAGCCGCGGCCATCAGCACCTCGCAGCTGTACCACTACTTCGCGGACAAGAACGATCTGGTCTCCGCCGTGATCGACTATCAGGCCGACCAGGTGCTCGGCTTTCAGCACCTCGGCCTGGACCGCATCGAAAGCATCGCGGACTTGCGGCGCTGGCGTGACGCCATGGTCGACGTCGTGGGCGGCCGAAGCGGCGTCGGCGGCTGTCCGCTCGGGTCGATGGCCAGCGAGCTCTCCGATTGCGATCCCCTCGCGCGGGCGCGGCTCGCACGAGCATTCGCCCAGTGGGAGAACATGATTCACGACGGAGTGGTCACCATCGCGAAACGTGCGGAATTGCCCGCGGGAACGATCGATCGGATCGCACTGGCGATGCTCGCCGCCCTTCAGGGCGGCCTGCTGCTGAGCCAGGTCCGCCGCGACGCCGCCCCGCTGGCGGCCGCGGTCGACACCATGATCGACCACCTCAGCCGGCTAGGGGCGCGCTGA
- a CDS encoding TetR/AcrR family transcriptional regulator: protein MGTRAQLGRPVGASGEETRQRIIFATMRCVAEVGYSKATIREIARMADVSSASLYNYFPTKAQLINATVAARADAAMPRLREAAARPGSIGDRIEAVLEECGQLMREYPHLAAFEWAIRAENIEAIGAGFEAFREIIEGIVADADRRGELAELGADTDSRGTVEAIYALVYGLTELAATLPSDAYQSALGSAKVLVRGTLFG, encoded by the coding sequence ATGGGAACCCGGGCGCAGCTGGGCCGACCCGTCGGTGCCAGCGGCGAGGAGACCCGCCAGCGGATCATCTTCGCGACCATGCGCTGCGTGGCCGAGGTCGGGTATTCCAAGGCGACCATCCGCGAGATCGCCCGGATGGCGGATGTGAGCAGCGCCAGCCTGTACAACTACTTCCCGACCAAGGCCCAGCTGATCAACGCGACCGTCGCGGCCAGGGCGGATGCCGCGATGCCGCGCCTGCGCGAGGCCGCAGCGAGACCGGGCAGCATCGGCGACCGGATCGAAGCGGTGCTGGAAGAGTGCGGTCAGCTGATGCGCGAGTACCCGCACCTGGCCGCGTTCGAGTGGGCGATCCGGGCCGAAAACATCGAGGCCATCGGCGCCGGGTTCGAGGCCTTCCGGGAGATCATCGAGGGGATCGTCGCGGACGCGGACCGGCGGGGGGAGCTGGCCGAACTTGGCGCTGACACGGATTCGCGGGGCACGGTCGAGGCGATCTATGCGCTCGTCTATGGGCTGACCGAGCTGGCCGCCACGCTGCCGTCGGATGCCTACCAGTCCGCGCTGGGCTCGGCCAAAGTCCTGGTCAGAGGCACACTCTTCGGCTAG
- a CDS encoding DUF417 family protein, whose amino-acid sequence MIDGGPNPLAYNVTRAGQLVSRYGLVVVLAWIGFGKYVKMESRVLIEHSPLMSWIYHVFSVTTVARGLGTMEIVAALLIALHPLAPRASAVGSALAVVLFSGTISFLFTTPRVVLTHAGGLPVLSALPGQFLLKDLVLIGVALWTLGDSLTAAANSTLARSRE is encoded by the coding sequence ATGATCGACGGGGGGCCAAACCCACTGGCGTACAACGTTACTCGCGCCGGGCAGCTGGTCAGTCGCTACGGCCTGGTGGTGGTGCTGGCCTGGATCGGATTCGGCAAGTACGTGAAGATGGAATCCCGCGTGCTGATCGAACACAGCCCGCTGATGAGCTGGATCTACCACGTATTCAGCGTGACGACGGTGGCGCGGGGCCTCGGGACGATGGAAATCGTTGCGGCGCTTCTCATTGCGCTGCACCCACTGGCGCCGCGCGCGTCGGCCGTCGGCAGTGCGCTGGCGGTGGTGCTCTTTTCCGGGACGATCAGTTTCCTGTTCACCACGCCCCGCGTCGTCTTGACCCACGCCGGCGGCCTGCCCGTGTTGTCGGCGCTGCCGGGCCAATTCCTGCTCAAGGATCTGGTGCTGATTGGCGTGGCGCTCTGGACATTGGGCGACTCGTTGACCGCCGCGGCCAACTCAACGTTGGCTCGGTCGCGCGAATAA
- a CDS encoding mycofactocin-coupled SDR family oxidoreductase yields the protein MGQALSGRVALITGAARGQGRAHAVRLAAEGADIIAVDLAGQLPSSVPYDSATPADLAETAELIGAKGRRVITAVVDIRDLDALKAAVDEAVGELGRLDIVVANAGICSPAPWNRITAESFRDTIDTNVTGTWNTVMASAQHIIDGGRGGSIILIGSAAGVVMEPFMIHYVASKHAVVGLARGFAAELGRHSIRVNSLHPGAVESPMGGGQMREAIHSAGETYPYLRGLNRPLLPEGHAQPEDIADAVAWLASDQSKFVTGTQLSVDMGISYC from the coding sequence ATGGGCCAGGCGCTCTCGGGAAGGGTGGCGCTGATTACCGGCGCCGCGCGGGGACAGGGCCGGGCGCACGCGGTGCGCCTGGCCGCCGAAGGCGCCGACATCATCGCGGTTGATCTCGCCGGGCAGCTGCCGTCCAGCGTTCCGTACGACTCGGCGACGCCCGCCGATCTCGCCGAAACGGCCGAGCTGATCGGCGCCAAGGGCAGACGGGTCATCACCGCGGTGGTCGACATCCGTGACCTCGACGCGTTGAAAGCGGCCGTCGACGAGGCGGTCGGCGAGCTTGGTCGTCTCGACATCGTCGTCGCCAATGCCGGCATCTGCAGCCCGGCGCCGTGGAATCGGATCACGGCCGAATCCTTCCGCGACACCATCGACACCAACGTGACCGGCACCTGGAACACCGTGATGGCGAGCGCTCAGCACATCATCGACGGGGGCCGCGGCGGGTCGATCATCCTCATCGGGTCCGCGGCCGGCGTCGTGATGGAGCCGTTCATGATCCATTACGTGGCGAGCAAACACGCGGTGGTCGGCCTGGCCCGCGGGTTCGCCGCCGAGCTGGGCCGGCACAGCATCCGGGTGAACAGCCTGCACCCGGGGGCGGTCGAGAGCCCGATGGGCGGGGGCCAGATGCGCGAGGCGATCCACTCGGCCGGCGAGACCTACCCCTACCTGCGGGGCCTGAACAGGCCGCTGCTACCGGAAGGCCACGCCCAGCCCGAGGACATCGCCGACGCCGTCGCCTGGCTGGCCTCCGACCAGTCCAAATTCGTCACCGGCACCCAGCTCTCGGTCGACATGGGCATTTCCTACTGCTGA
- a CDS encoding TetR/AcrR family transcriptional regulator, with protein sequence MDRILAAAVELVDEQGAQALSMRSLAQRLGSGTATLYRRFADRSELVAALVDRMIGEADLHAIATLPWQQACMSFAQNMFDALSRHGNVASLLIGHVPLGPNALAQRELVLSVLLDNGFAPAAAACAYATVSRYVLGFAIQVAGSTDGTSQEAEISAAFHQLDPARYPATVALADELPVRLADEFEFGLRLIVSGLERLPGSARP encoded by the coding sequence TTGGACCGGATCCTCGCCGCGGCCGTGGAACTCGTCGACGAACAGGGGGCGCAGGCGCTGTCCATGCGGTCGCTGGCTCAGCGCCTGGGATCGGGCACCGCGACGCTGTACCGGCGCTTCGCCGATCGCTCGGAATTGGTCGCCGCGCTCGTCGACCGCATGATCGGCGAAGCCGATCTGCATGCAATTGCCACGCTGCCTTGGCAGCAAGCCTGTATGTCGTTCGCACAGAACATGTTTGACGCGCTGAGCCGGCACGGCAATGTGGCATCCCTGTTGATCGGGCACGTTCCGTTGGGCCCCAACGCGCTGGCCCAACGGGAGCTCGTGTTGTCGGTGCTGCTCGACAACGGATTCGCGCCGGCCGCCGCCGCCTGCGCCTACGCCACCGTGTCCCGCTATGTGCTGGGGTTCGCGATCCAGGTCGCCGGGTCAACGGACGGCACTTCCCAGGAGGCCGAAATATCTGCGGCCTTCCATCAACTCGATCCGGCCCGCTATCCGGCCACGGTCGCCCTCGCCGACGAACTGCCGGTTCGGTTGGCCGACGAGTTCGAGTTCGGCTTGCGGCTCATCGTTTCCGGACTAGAACGGCTGCCCGGTTCAGCGCGCCCCTAG
- a CDS encoding flavin-containing monooxygenase has protein sequence MTETVGCAFDVDALRQKYADERARRLRPDGIAQYVEIAGEFARFADDPWVDGTFTREPLTDEVDVAIVGAGFGGLLTGARLRQLGVDSVRLIDRAADVGGTWYWNRYPGIACDVESYVYIPLLEELGYIPADKYAQGAEIFAHCQRIAAHYDLYRDACLQTDVHEIRWDAASSRWIIRTNHGDEMRARFVSMANGYQAKPKLPGIPGIGSFRRKAFHTSRWDYRYTGQQLENLAGKRVGIIGTGATAVQCVPHLAAAAQHLYVFQRTPSSVDVRANRPTDMQWAQALAPGWQQQRIQNFQILTAGGQAEQDLVADAWTSITRKLPVMRHDTREIQASVSPEQRTRDIEFADFAKMEEIRARVADIVIDPATAEALKPWYGYFCKRPCFHDEYLQTFNRDNVTLVDTRGRGVDGITETGVVVDGVDYELDCLIFATGFEVGTDYCRRTGFELIGRDGVTLTAKWRDGVRTFHGLYTNGFPNCFIESIAQAGLTVNFPYLLDVQASHAAWIIAWALEHGATEVEASADAEAAWVDTVVARSAMTAERAKTCTPGYYNREGKADAKTRQGSFFFGAPTEYADILAAWRAAGDLQGLEIRGAGP, from the coding sequence TTGACCGAGACGGTGGGGTGCGCGTTCGACGTCGATGCGCTGCGGCAGAAATACGCCGACGAGCGCGCCCGGCGCCTGCGCCCCGACGGCATCGCGCAGTACGTCGAGATCGCCGGGGAGTTCGCCCGGTTCGCCGATGACCCCTGGGTGGATGGAACGTTCACCCGCGAGCCGCTGACCGACGAGGTCGACGTGGCCATCGTCGGCGCGGGCTTCGGCGGGTTGTTGACCGGAGCGCGGCTGCGCCAGCTCGGCGTCGACAGCGTGCGGCTGATCGACCGCGCGGCCGACGTGGGCGGCACCTGGTACTGGAATCGGTATCCGGGCATCGCCTGCGACGTCGAGTCCTACGTGTACATCCCGCTGCTGGAGGAGCTCGGCTACATCCCCGCGGACAAGTACGCCCAGGGCGCCGAGATCTTCGCGCACTGCCAGCGCATCGCCGCGCACTACGACCTGTATCGCGATGCCTGCCTGCAGACCGATGTGCATGAGATCCGTTGGGACGCGGCGAGTTCGCGCTGGATCATCCGAACCAACCACGGCGACGAGATGCGGGCGAGGTTCGTCTCGATGGCCAACGGGTATCAGGCGAAACCGAAGCTGCCCGGCATACCCGGGATCGGCTCCTTTCGGCGGAAGGCGTTTCACACCAGCCGCTGGGACTACCGCTACACCGGCCAACAGCTGGAGAACCTCGCAGGCAAGCGGGTCGGCATCATCGGCACCGGGGCGACCGCGGTCCAATGCGTGCCGCATCTGGCCGCGGCCGCGCAGCACCTCTACGTCTTTCAGCGCACACCGTCGTCGGTCGATGTCCGCGCCAACCGGCCCACCGACATGCAGTGGGCACAGGCCTTAGCACCGGGCTGGCAACAACAGCGGATACAGAACTTTCAGATCCTCACCGCCGGTGGCCAAGCGGAGCAAGATCTGGTCGCCGACGCCTGGACCAGCATCACCCGGAAACTCCCGGTGATGCGCCACGACACCCGTGAAATCCAAGCGTCGGTGAGTCCCGAACAACGCACCCGCGACATCGAGTTCGCGGACTTCGCCAAGATGGAGGAAATCCGGGCTCGGGTCGCCGACATCGTGATCGATCCGGCCACCGCCGAGGCGCTCAAGCCGTGGTACGGCTACTTCTGCAAGCGCCCCTGCTTCCACGACGAGTATCTGCAGACCTTCAACCGCGACAACGTCACGCTGGTCGACACCCGCGGCCGCGGGGTGGACGGCATCACCGAAACCGGTGTCGTGGTCGACGGGGTTGACTATGAGCTCGATTGCCTGATCTTCGCAACGGGTTTCGAGGTGGGCACGGACTACTGTCGCCGCACCGGGTTCGAGTTGATCGGGCGCGACGGCGTGACGCTGACCGCCAAGTGGCGCGACGGTGTGCGCACGTTTCACGGCTTGTATACCAACGGTTTTCCGAACTGCTTCATCGAAAGCATTGCCCAGGCCGGGCTTACGGTGAACTTTCCGTATCTGCTTGACGTGCAGGCCAGCCACGCCGCATGGATCATCGCCTGGGCTCTCGAACACGGCGCCACCGAAGTCGAGGCTTCAGCCGACGCCGAGGCCGCCTGGGTCGACACCGTGGTGGCCCGTTCGGCGATGACCGCCGAACGAGCTAAGACCTGCACTCCCGGCTACTACAACCGGGAAGGCAAGGCGGACGCCAAGACTCGGCAGGGCAGCTTCTTTTTCGGTGCACCGACCGAGTACGCCGATATCCTGGCGGCCTGGCGCGCCGCGGGCGACCTGCAGGGGCTCGAGATCCGCGGGGCAGGTCCGTGA
- a CDS encoding peroxiredoxin-like family protein, translating to MDISDTIADRVTQLQGAMTGQLPDDVLSTFGAEQAALRAAGVPAGVAAPGDTMPDGQLLDVHGAPTTLAEAIGGRGAVVVFYRGAWCPYCNLALRAYQEHLVPQLAARDIPLVAISPQKPDGSLTTQQQNELSFTVLSDPGNQIATALGVLTAPGEAARTAALRLGVDASAANADGTHGLPMPTVVVVDGTRIIRWIDVHPDYTSRTEVSDIVDALTVLD from the coding sequence ATGGACATCTCAGACACCATCGCCGACCGAGTCACGCAACTGCAGGGCGCGATGACCGGCCAGCTCCCCGACGACGTTCTGAGCACCTTCGGCGCCGAGCAGGCCGCCCTGCGGGCCGCCGGGGTGCCGGCGGGCGTAGCAGCACCGGGCGACACCATGCCCGACGGACAACTCCTCGACGTGCACGGCGCGCCGACCACACTCGCCGAGGCCATCGGCGGGCGCGGCGCGGTCGTCGTGTTCTACCGCGGGGCCTGGTGCCCCTACTGCAACCTCGCGCTGCGCGCCTACCAGGAACACCTCGTCCCGCAACTGGCCGCGCGCGATATCCCGCTGGTGGCCATCAGCCCGCAAAAGCCCGACGGCTCGCTGACAACGCAGCAGCAGAACGAGCTCAGCTTCACCGTGCTGTCCGATCCCGGCAACCAGATAGCCACCGCCTTGGGTGTGCTGACGGCTCCGGGCGAGGCGGCGCGCACCGCTGCGCTCAGGCTTGGTGTCGACGCGTCCGCGGCCAACGCCGACGGGACCCACGGCCTGCCGATGCCGACCGTGGTCGTCGTCGACGGCACCAGGATCATCCGCTGGATCGACGTACATCCCGACTACACGTCCCGCACCGAGGTGTCCGACATCGTCGACGCCCTGACGGTCCTCGATTGA
- a CDS encoding TetR/AcrR family transcriptional regulator — protein MTVAASPLGRPVGADSAQTRRRIITAAMRCVAQAGYSQATIREIARAADMTSGSLYHYFANKSDLFSATGEEIEQIVLPRLRAAIAHTDDVVDRLDAVLDESKRLIVDYPYLTPFLRAMRAHSTAQAGSKALRDVVTEVVEDARVKGRLSVETDAGAAVEAICALTRGLSEQAASLSPRAYDATLNAAKKLIRGSLFARPSQR, from the coding sequence ATGACCGTCGCGGCCTCTCCGCTGGGCCGACCCGTGGGCGCGGACAGCGCGCAGACGCGGCGGCGCATCATCACCGCCGCGATGCGTTGTGTGGCCCAGGCCGGCTACTCGCAGGCCACGATCCGCGAGATCGCCCGCGCCGCCGACATGACCAGCGGCAGCCTTTACCACTACTTTGCGAACAAATCCGACCTCTTCAGCGCGACCGGCGAGGAGATCGAGCAGATCGTCCTGCCGCGACTGCGCGCGGCCATCGCACACACCGACGATGTCGTCGACCGACTCGATGCGGTGCTGGACGAGTCGAAGCGGTTGATCGTCGACTATCCCTACCTGACCCCGTTCCTGCGGGCGATGCGCGCCCACAGCACCGCGCAGGCCGGATCCAAAGCACTGCGCGATGTCGTCACCGAGGTCGTCGAGGACGCCCGGGTTAAAGGACGGCTGTCCGTCGAGACCGATGCCGGCGCCGCGGTGGAGGCCATCTGCGCCCTGACGCGCGGGCTGTCCGAACAGGCCGCCAGCCTTTCGCCGCGGGCCTACGACGCCACGCTGAACGCGGCGAAGAAACTGATCAGGGGATCGTTATTCGCGCGACCGAGCCAACGTTGA